TTAGTTTTACACAATCGATGACAAAACAAGAGATTATCGATACAGCAGTGAATTTACAAGTGCCCTTGGAATATGTATGGAGTTGCTATCATGGCAATGAGCTTATGTGTGGGACTTGTGAATCTTGTCAGAGGTTAAAACGAGCGATTTCCAAGTATCCAATGTTAGTAAGTAGTATTAAATTTACGACGGAATAACTTAGAGGTGTATGATGAAGTATTTATGGCATGATGAAAGACTAACGTATGATGGAACACAACTTTCTTCGTTATTTGCGTATCGAAATTTTTCTATACAGGGTAATAGCATTATTGGTTTTCAAGGACCATGTCATGTTTCTATAGAAGAAATGGTCGACTTAGCTGACGTGAAACAGAACGCACATATCTATAGTTTAAAAATGGTGCATTTTATTGTGGAAGTTTTTGAAATGGATTTAGTGAAGACTGTATATATTCAAAGAATTCTTGTTAGTCTTGTGAAAGAGATTTTAGAGAAGTTAAGTGTGCAAGGTGTAGTTCGTCGTGGAGATGATTTATATATCGCTGATAAAAAACTGTCCGTATCGATTGCAACACTGAGCCCTGTAAGTACAATGATTCATTTTGGCATTAATGTTTCAAGTGAGGATACGCCTGTGCCAACATTAGGACTCAATGATTTAAATATTGATGCTGTTGTATTTGGGGAAATGCTACTAAAGGAATTTTCCGATGAAGTTGAGAGTGTAAATATGGCAAGATGTAAA
The window above is part of the Desulfuribacillus stibiiarsenatis genome. Proteins encoded here:
- a CDS encoding DUF366 family protein — translated: MKYLWHDERLTYDGTQLSSLFAYRNFSIQGNSIIGFQGPCHVSIEEMVDLADVKQNAHIYSLKMVHFIVEVFEMDLVKTVYIQRILVSLVKEILEKLSVQGVVRRGDDLYIADKKLSVSIATLSPVSTMIHFGINVSSEDTPVPTLGLNDLNIDAVVFGEMLLKEFSDEVESVNMARCKVRGVL